In Pseudomonas sp. MTM4, one genomic interval encodes:
- a CDS encoding AzlD domain-containing protein, with protein sequence MQIWLLILGMLAITFVIRYSFFAWPDLRFPRLVEQGLHYVPVAVLTAIVVPAMLMPEGEWALAWDNAYLLAGLLAIFIAAISRNLLATIGGGLLSFFLLRWAFGQLPL encoded by the coding sequence ATGCAAATCTGGCTGCTGATTCTGGGCATGCTGGCGATCACCTTCGTGATTCGTTACAGCTTCTTCGCCTGGCCCGACCTGCGCTTCCCGCGTCTGGTGGAGCAGGGCTTACATTACGTGCCGGTGGCCGTGCTGACTGCCATCGTCGTGCCGGCGATGCTGATGCCGGAGGGCGAATGGGCGCTGGCGTGGGACAACGCCTATCTGCTGGCTGGCCTGCTGGCAATCTTCATCGCGGCGATCAGCCGCAACCTGCTGGCCACCATCGGCGGCGGGCTGCTGAGTTTCTTTCTTTTACGCTGGGCGTTCGGGCAGCTGCCGCTGTGA
- the malE gene encoding maltose/maltodextrin ABC transporter substrate-binding protein MalE, which translates to MIALFNATTLSLLLLCLSGNALAFERDKLLVWVNQDKGFNGVAEVGKRFQADTGITVEVATPDDLAARFDRQANTAKGPDIVIFAHDRFGSWLDAGHLAALSPSPAALQRTPAFAWEAVSVAKRIYGYPLSTEVVSLIYNRDLVPTPPRTWGEVIELDQRLRAQGKRAIEWDYANLYFSWPIIAGSGGYSLRKRNGLYDFDDPGIANSGAIAGFRQIQQLLELGVLSPEASYGRMMDAFKAGELAMMINGPWVWNELRAAGLRFGAADVPGIDANHPGKPFVGVVAAAVNAHSPNQKQAQRFLDDYLTTAEGLRSIDADKPLGAVANLELLETLQHEPLIAHTYRSATKGEIMPDVPEMKRFWALFESRLKPMLLGERPIPATLEEISGRLSQHAQMQSVRRRFYPIAEASDSAP; encoded by the coding sequence ATGATCGCTTTGTTCAACGCCACGACGCTTTCGCTTCTTCTGCTCTGCCTGTCTGGGAACGCGCTTGCGTTCGAACGCGACAAGCTGCTGGTCTGGGTCAATCAGGACAAGGGTTTCAACGGCGTCGCCGAGGTCGGCAAGCGTTTCCAGGCCGACACCGGCATCACGGTCGAAGTCGCCACGCCGGACGACCTGGCCGCTCGCTTCGACCGTCAGGCCAATACGGCCAAAGGGCCGGACATCGTTATCTTTGCCCATGACCGCTTCGGCTCCTGGCTCGACGCCGGGCATCTGGCCGCGTTGTCCCCGAGCCCGGCCGCGCTGCAGCGCACACCGGCCTTCGCCTGGGAAGCCGTCAGCGTCGCCAAGCGCATCTACGGTTACCCGCTGTCCACCGAGGTGGTCAGCCTGATCTACAACCGTGACCTGGTGCCAACGCCACCGCGAACATGGGGCGAGGTGATCGAACTGGACCAACGATTGCGCGCCCAAGGCAAGCGCGCCATCGAATGGGACTACGCCAACCTCTACTTCTCCTGGCCGATCATCGCCGGCAGTGGCGGCTACAGTTTGCGCAAGCGCAACGGCTTGTATGACTTTGACGATCCGGGTATCGCCAATTCCGGGGCAATTGCGGGCTTCAGGCAGATTCAGCAGTTGCTCGAACTCGGCGTGCTGTCACCGGAAGCCAGCTATGGCCGAATGATGGATGCGTTCAAGGCAGGCGAGCTGGCGATGATGATCAATGGCCCCTGGGTGTGGAATGAGTTGCGCGCGGCGGGGCTCCGCTTCGGTGCTGCCGACGTGCCGGGCATCGATGCCAACCATCCCGGCAAACCCTTCGTGGGCGTCGTCGCCGCCGCGGTCAATGCGCACAGCCCGAACCAGAAGCAGGCACAGCGATTTCTCGACGACTACCTGACCACCGCAGAGGGACTTCGCAGCATTGATGCCGACAAGCCGCTGGGCGCGGTAGCGAATCTGGAACTGCTGGAAACGCTGCAGCATGAACCCTTGATCGCGCATACCTATCGCTCGGCCACGAAGGGGGAAATCATGCCCGACGTACCGGAGATGAAGCGTTTCTGGGCATTGTTCGAAAGCCGCCTGAAGCCGATGCTGCTCGGCGAGCGGCCAATCCCGGCAACGCTCGAAGAAATCAGCGGTCGCCTGAGCCAACATGCCCAGATGCAGAGCGTGCGCCGCCGCTTCTACCCCATCGCCGAAGCGAGCGACTCAGCGCCCTGA
- a CDS encoding MalM family protein — protein MSNLRFPLLGLAVVLVTGCGSDPLRRVDALAHTPAPLELSMTDARQALASAPICCDAIENLPFQPIPVNFSGDVTLDATAPAYRFDSGKSFFRAFALPKDSKSFEVRLYSQAGKTVLAPSAMLLDSRMRPTRLLDADDFTYAPASGLKGDSLDARLRIDRTYLDNPGNEYYLVLFTGEQQTQGQTTLEHPAKAYAKALGNEPPSLPDPVAQHAPTGVIKMVLIEDKIAGQQANTYVPAYSIGREMGNDLPSVPAPAVLPETQAYYRQGIDAALAAKDLGRALRLADEAARIGDSEAKAYLLERIEIK, from the coding sequence ATGAGCAATCTGCGATTTCCCCTGCTTGGCCTTGCCGTCGTTCTGGTCACCGGTTGCGGCAGCGATCCCCTGCGCCGTGTGGATGCCCTGGCGCACACGCCCGCCCCGCTGGAGCTATCCATGACCGACGCCCGCCAGGCATTGGCGAGCGCGCCGATCTGCTGCGACGCGATCGAAAACCTGCCCTTTCAACCGATCCCCGTGAATTTTTCTGGTGACGTGACGCTGGACGCCACGGCGCCGGCCTACCGCTTCGACAGCGGCAAGAGTTTCTTCCGTGCGTTCGCCCTGCCCAAGGACAGCAAGTCCTTCGAGGTTCGCCTTTACAGCCAGGCCGGCAAGACCGTGCTGGCCCCCAGCGCCATGCTGCTCGACAGCCGCATGCGCCCCACGCGCCTGCTCGATGCCGACGACTTCACCTATGCCCCCGCGTCCGGCCTGAAAGGCGACAGCCTGGATGCCCGCCTGCGCATCGACCGCACCTACCTGGACAACCCCGGCAACGAGTACTACCTGGTGCTCTTCACCGGTGAGCAGCAGACACAAGGCCAAACCACTCTCGAACACCCGGCCAAGGCCTACGCCAAGGCGCTGGGCAACGAGCCGCCCAGCCTTCCCGATCCGGTGGCGCAGCATGCGCCCACCGGCGTGATCAAGATGGTACTGATCGAAGACAAGATCGCCGGCCAACAGGCCAATACCTATGTGCCGGCTTACAGCATCGGTCGCGAGATGGGCAACGATTTGCCATCAGTACCCGCGCCCGCGGTACTGCCCGAAACCCAGGCCTATTACCGCCAGGGCATCGATGCGGCATTGGCGGCGAAGGATCTGGGACGCGCGCTGCGCCTTGCTGACGAAGCCGCGCGAATCGGCGATTCAGAGGCCAAGGCCTATCTGCTCGAGCGCATCGAGATCAAGTGA
- a CDS encoding MFS transporter yields MSQHSQFRLLGTRRFLPFFVTQLLGAFNDNVFKQALVLAILYKLGATADVSLLVNLCALLFILPFFLFSALGGQFGEKYEKAWLIRRIKFAEILIMLVGAVGMLLGNLPLLLVVLFCMGTQSALFGPVKYSILPQQLHSDELVGGNALVEMGTFLAILGGTITAGVLMSGGDYAMRVSVAVVLLAVIGYLASRKIPFSLAALPSLRLDWNLLRQSLRIMRLGLGQQRAVSRAMVGNSWFWFLGAVYLTQIPAFSRDLLQGDEGVVTLILSVFSIGIALGSMLCERLSRHRVEMGLVPLGSIGLTLFGVLLWWHATSVPAASEIRDWTALLAEPRAWWVLIDILGLGAFGGLYIVPLYALIQSRTALEERSRVVAANNILNALFMVISAIFSILILTVAGMSIPQLFLAVALLNVLVAGWIFSSVPEFAVRFRLWLLGERSSAP; encoded by the coding sequence ATGAGCCAGCATTCCCAGTTCCGTCTGCTCGGTACGCGGCGCTTCCTGCCGTTCTTCGTGACGCAGCTGCTCGGTGCGTTCAACGACAATGTGTTCAAGCAGGCGCTAGTGCTCGCCATTCTCTACAAGCTCGGCGCCACGGCCGACGTCAGCTTGCTGGTGAATCTTTGCGCGCTGCTGTTCATCCTGCCGTTCTTCCTGTTCTCCGCGCTCGGCGGCCAGTTCGGTGAGAAGTACGAGAAGGCGTGGCTGATACGTCGAATCAAGTTCGCCGAAATCCTGATCATGCTGGTCGGCGCCGTGGGGATGTTGCTGGGCAATCTGCCGTTATTGCTCGTGGTGCTGTTCTGCATGGGCACGCAATCGGCGCTGTTCGGGCCGGTGAAGTATTCGATCCTGCCGCAGCAACTGCATAGCGATGAGTTGGTCGGCGGCAACGCGCTGGTGGAGATGGGTACCTTCCTGGCGATTCTCGGCGGCACCATCACCGCTGGCGTGCTGATGTCCGGTGGCGATTACGCCATGCGGGTGTCGGTGGCCGTGGTGCTGCTGGCCGTGATCGGTTATCTGGCCAGTCGGAAGATTCCGTTTTCGCTGGCGGCGCTGCCAAGCCTGCGCCTGGACTGGAACTTACTGCGCCAGTCGCTGCGGATCATGCGCCTGGGGCTGGGCCAGCAGCGCGCCGTGTCGCGCGCGATGGTGGGAAATTCCTGGTTCTGGTTCCTAGGCGCGGTCTATCTGACACAGATTCCGGCGTTTTCCCGTGACCTGTTGCAGGGCGACGAGGGTGTGGTGACGTTGATCCTGTCAGTCTTCTCGATCGGCATCGCGCTGGGTTCGATGCTCTGCGAACGGCTGTCGCGGCATCGCGTGGAGATGGGCCTGGTGCCGCTGGGTTCGATCGGCCTGACGCTGTTCGGCGTGCTGCTCTGGTGGCACGCGACGAGCGTGCCGGCAGCCAGTGAAATCCGGGACTGGACGGCGCTGTTGGCCGAGCCGCGGGCCTGGTGGGTGTTGATCGATATCCTTGGCCTCGGCGCCTTCGGCGGGCTTTATATCGTGCCGCTGTATGCCTTGATCCAGTCGCGCACCGCGCTGGAGGAGCGCTCGCGCGTGGTGGCGGCGAACAACATCCTCAATGCGCTGTTCATGGTGATTTCGGCGATCTTCTCGATCCTGATTCTGACCGTGGCCGGGATGTCGATACCGCAGCTGTTTCTCGCCGTGGCGCTGCTCAACGTGCTAGTCGCCGGCTGGATTTTCAGCTCGGTACCGGAATTCGCGGTGCGCTTCCGGCTCTGGCTGCTGGGTGAGCGCAGTTCAGCGCCTTGA
- a CDS encoding GNAT family N-acetyltransferase — MFMPRPVTLQRGALRLDPLAEADIPALVELAERNRDELIYLNGPLRPDWYRFALSEQRDGRAVAFTLRMAERIIGTTRFADFNPSLPAGELGWTWLDKAEHGTGLNTSIKYLLLKHAFDEWQLVRLQLKTAASNLRSQRAIEKLGAQREGVLRNHRRLADGRLDDTVLYSITDREWPAVRGMLEARAIG; from the coding sequence ATGTTCATGCCGCGTCCGGTCACTTTGCAGCGAGGCGCTCTGCGCCTGGACCCGCTCGCAGAGGCCGACATCCCGGCCTTGGTCGAGCTCGCCGAGCGTAACCGCGACGAGCTGATTTACCTCAACGGGCCGCTACGCCCGGACTGGTATCGTTTCGCGCTCAGCGAACAGCGCGACGGTCGCGCGGTGGCGTTCACCCTGCGCATGGCCGAGCGCATCATCGGGACGACTCGCTTCGCCGATTTCAATCCGTCGCTGCCGGCTGGCGAACTCGGCTGGACCTGGCTGGACAAAGCCGAGCACGGCACTGGGCTGAACACCTCGATCAAATACCTGCTGCTCAAACACGCCTTCGATGAGTGGCAACTGGTACGCCTGCAACTGAAAACCGCCGCCAGCAACCTGCGCTCCCAGCGCGCCATCGAGAAGCTCGGTGCACAGCGCGAAGGCGTGCTGCGCAACCATCGCCGCCTCGCCGATGGCCGCCTGGACGACACGGTGCTCTACAGCATCACTGATCGAGAATGGCCGGCAGTCAGGGGTATGTTGGAGGCGCGGGCTATAGGTTAA
- a CDS encoding AzlC family ABC transporter permease, whose amino-acid sequence MSRSQEFWHGCRDILPLIVGAIPFGIIFGTLSIGAGLSTWQTIGMSALVFAGSAQFIAITLITGGVGAAVVLLTTFVVNLRHALYSAALQPFVRHLSSRWRVPLAFWLTDEAFAVIQHRYASDDASPHKHWFFLGAALTMYLSWQLATLAGIAFGQAVPNVASWGLDFAMIATFIGIAVPMMRTRPQVASALVAAAVALLTWELPYKLGLIAAALAGIVVGVWLEQRAERRAERHARKEVNPCKSGC is encoded by the coding sequence ATGTCCCGCTCGCAAGAGTTCTGGCACGGTTGCCGCGATATTCTTCCGTTGATCGTCGGTGCGATCCCGTTTGGCATCATCTTCGGCACGCTCTCCATCGGGGCCGGACTTTCGACCTGGCAGACCATCGGCATGTCGGCGCTGGTGTTCGCCGGCTCCGCGCAGTTTATTGCGATCACCTTGATCACCGGTGGCGTTGGCGCGGCCGTGGTGCTGCTGACGACCTTCGTAGTCAACCTGCGCCACGCGCTTTACAGCGCGGCGCTGCAGCCGTTCGTGCGGCATTTGTCCAGCCGCTGGCGGGTGCCGCTGGCCTTCTGGCTGACCGATGAAGCTTTTGCGGTCATTCAGCACCGCTATGCCAGCGACGACGCGTCGCCGCACAAGCACTGGTTCTTCCTCGGCGCGGCGCTGACCATGTATCTGAGCTGGCAACTGGCGACGCTGGCCGGCATCGCCTTCGGTCAGGCGGTACCGAATGTCGCCAGTTGGGGCCTGGATTTCGCCATGATCGCGACCTTCATCGGCATCGCCGTACCGATGATGCGCACCCGCCCGCAAGTGGCGTCCGCGCTGGTGGCCGCCGCCGTGGCGCTGCTGACTTGGGAACTGCCCTACAAGCTGGGCCTGATCGCCGCGGCACTGGCCGGCATCGTCGTAGGTGTCTGGCTGGAACAGCGAGCCGAACGGCGAGCCGAACGTCATGCACGAAAGGAGGTGAACCCATGCAAATCTGGCTGCTGA